A stretch of the Malus sylvestris chromosome 10, drMalSylv7.2, whole genome shotgun sequence genome encodes the following:
- the LOC126586872 gene encoding serine/threonine-protein kinase STY8-like yields the protein MDLTEGVGESSSPPRSFVSFSNYDVRNDVYNRLVESGHEDALTLPEFREQLDGHFNRLPPSYGLDVNLDRVEDVLLHQKLLALAKDPEKRPVYHIRFMENTSMGTDDEDDDVQQCTSVVSTPRSSCDETSEGATLSHDRNCAADFEPCSKLGDLNLDVRKNAKDMDGRHLTKDSPTRQDIPHVPIHEVIFSTIDKPKLLSQLSSLLSDLELNIREAHVFSTSDGYSLDVFVVDGWPVEDTDGLYEAMEKAIARSEGSWSRSSHSHSAVEKALSVKEKTGLWEIDRRLLMIGDRIASGSCGDLYRGIYLGQDVAVKILRSEHLNDALEDEFAQEVAILREVHHSNVVRFIGACTKSPHLCIVTEYMPGGSLYDYLHKNHNILKLSELLKFAIDVCKGMEYLHHNNIIHRDLKTANLLMDTNNVVKVADFGVARFQNQEGVMTAETGTYRWMAPEVINHQPYDQKADVFSFAIVLWELVTAKVPYDTMTPLQAALGVRQGLRPEIPNNGHPKVLELMQSCWDSVPSNRPSFSDITAQLESLLQEVQEISEPSNGT from the exons ATGGATTTGACCGAGGGCGTCGGAGAGAGCTCGTCGCCGCCGAGAAGCTTCGTCAGCTTCAGTAACTACGATGTCCGAAACGATGTCTACAACCGCTTGGTGGAGAGCGGCCATGAAGACGCTCTGACTCTGCCCGAATTCCGTGAACAGTTGGACGGTCACTTCAACCGCTTGCCGCCTAG TTACGGACTTGATGTTAACTTGGATAGAGTGGAAGATGTCTTGTTACATCAAAAGCTTCTTGCATTGGCAAAAGACCCTGAGAAGCGGCCCGTGTATCATATCCGTTTCATGGAG AATACTTCTATGGGGACAGACGACGAAGATGATGATGTTCAACAATGTACAAGTGTTGTTTCAACCCCAAGGTCATCATGTGATGAAACTAGTGAAGGAGCTACTCTGTCACATGATAG GAATTGTGCGGCTGACTTTGAACCTTGCTCTAAGCTCGGGGACCTAAATTTGGATGTTAGAAAGAATGCTAAGGATATGGACGGAAGACATCTGACCAAGGATTCTCCCACAAG GCAAGATATACCACATGTTCCCATTCATGAAGTAATATTTTCAACTATTGACAAGCCTAAGCTTCTTAGCCAG CTTTCTTCCTTGCTTTCGGATTTGGAACTTAACATCCGTGAAGCACATGTCTTCTCGACGAGCGATGGCTACTCTTTAGATGTATTTGTGGTAGATGGATGGCCTGTTGAG GATACAGATGGTCTGTATGAAGCTATGGAAAAGGCAATTGCTAGAAGTGAG GGGTCATGGTCAAGATCTTCACATTCTCATTCGGCTGTGGAGAAAGCATTATCGGTGAAAGAAAAGACAGGACTCTGGGAAATAGACCGAAGATTATTAATGATCGGAGACAGAATTGCATCTGGGTCATGTGGAGATTT GTATCGTGGAATTTATCTTGGTCAAGATGTTGCtgttaagattttgagatctgAACATTTGAATGATGCTCTAGAGGATGAGTTTGCTCAAGAAGTGGCAATTTTAAG AGAGGTCCATCATAGTAATGTTGTGCGCTTTATCGGTGCATGTACAAAGTCTCCACATTTGTGCATAGTGACAG agtATATGCCCGGTGGAAGTCTTTACGATTATTTGCATAAGAATCATAACATCTTGAAGCTTTCAGAACTGCTAAAGTTTGCAATTGATGTCTGTAAAGGAATGGAGTATTTGCATCATAATAACATAATTCATAGGGATCTAAAGACGGCAAATCTGCTAATGGACACTAACAAT GTTGTAAAGGTGGCAGATTTTGGTGTTGCTCGGTTTCAGAATCAAGAGGGAGTAATGACAGCAGAGACTGGAACCTATCGATGGATGGCACCTGAG GTTATCAACCATCAACCATATGATCAGAAAGCAGATGTGTTCAGTTTCGCAATTGTACTTTGGGAGCTAGTAACAGCCAAA GTTCCATATGATACCATGACTCCATTGCAAGCTGCCTTGGGAGTTAGACAG GGGCTGAGACCGGAAATTCCGAATAATGGACACCCCAAGGTTTTGGAATTAATGCAGAGTTGCTGGGATTCAGTTCCTTCCAATCGGCCTTCCTTCTCCGATATAACAGCTCAACTTGAATCTCTCCTCCAAGAAGTCCAG GAAATTTCAGAACCCTCCAATGGCACTTGA